One Thiocapsa sp. genomic window carries:
- a CDS encoding ATP dependent RNA helicase: MPVDSPLVSNCDLSRLKPEDLELHLGELIRRYVRHRSADLAERVVESIEALYLHPDLGPDAERFCAYRRLARHWRWLAQRAPTVAH, from the coding sequence ATGCCCGTCGATTCCCCCTTGGTTTCAAATTGCGATCTCTCTCGGCTCAAACCGGAGGATCTGGAACTGCATCTCGGAGAGCTCATTCGCCGTTACGTTCGGCACCGTTCGGCCGATCTGGCCGAACGGGTCGTCGAATCCATCGAGGCGCTCTACCTGCATCCGGATCTCGGGCCCGATGCCGAACGGTTTTGTGCCTATCGCCGACTAGCGCGTCATTGGCGCTGGCTCGCGCAAAGGGCCCCCACCGTCGCGCATTAA
- a CDS encoding DUF4198 domain-containing protein, which produces MTPLSSQSRPIRISLAIALMGAAAAHAHFQELIPSTDIVNAETGNALTLEMRFTHPMEGGPLMVMGEPVQFGVLSPGGREDLKSSLQAREIDGKRTYRLDYRIKQPGDYVFYLEPAPYWEPAEGAMIVHYTKVVVDAFGAEEGWDANVGLPVEIEPLVRPYGLWAGNLFQGIVKRDGKPVPFAEVEVEWRNDGSITPPSDPYITQVIKADANGVFSYAMPKAGWWGFAALLEGDEPMQNPDGEEVPVELGALIWIYAREMR; this is translated from the coding sequence ATGACGCCTTTGTCCAGCCAATCTCGCCCGATCCGGATCTCTCTCGCCATTGCGCTCATGGGCGCAGCCGCTGCCCATGCCCACTTCCAAGAGCTCATCCCGTCCACGGATATCGTCAACGCCGAGACCGGCAACGCGCTGACGCTGGAGATGCGTTTCACCCATCCCATGGAAGGTGGTCCGTTGATGGTGATGGGGGAGCCGGTTCAGTTCGGGGTCCTGAGTCCGGGGGGGCGTGAAGACCTCAAGTCGAGCCTTCAAGCGCGGGAGATCGACGGCAAGCGGACCTACCGTCTCGACTACAGGATCAAGCAGCCGGGAGATTACGTCTTCTATCTGGAGCCTGCGCCCTATTGGGAGCCGGCCGAGGGGGCGATGATCGTGCATTACACCAAGGTCGTCGTCGATGCCTTCGGCGCGGAGGAGGGCTGGGACGCGAATGTCGGTCTGCCGGTCGAGATCGAGCCGCTGGTTCGTCCCTACGGCCTCTGGGCGGGCAATCTTTTTCAAGGGATCGTGAAACGCGACGGAAAGCCGGTCCCCTTCGCCGAGGTCGAGGTCGAGTGGCGCAACGACGGCTCGATCACGCCGCCGTCGGATCCCTACATCACGCAGGTCATCAAGGCCGATGCGAACGGGGTCTTCAGCTATGCGATGCCCAAGGCTGGCTGGTGGGGTTTCGCCGCACTGCTCGAGGGCGATGAGCCGATGCAGAATCCCGACGGCGAGGAGGTTCCGGTCGAGCTGGGTGCGTTGATCTGGATCTATGCGCGAGAGATGCGATGA
- a CDS encoding BCD family MFS transporter, which produces MSRKDDTWAQAWRELLPRILPFSDVSSADFPLRRILRLSLFQVSVGMAMVLLQGTLNRVMVVELAVPASLVGLMLALPLIFAPLRALIGHRSDYHHSAFGLRRIPYIWLGSMMQFGGFAMLPFALLLLADVNNQFNVFGQLAAALAFLLVGAGLHTTQTAGLALATDLAPPEKRPRVVALLYVTLLAAWAGSSLLFGYLLTNFSNELLIQVTQGVALATIVLNVVALWKQEAMDRQRAANPVPRPPFMETWRNFTRGGRASRLLVVVGLGTVGFTMQDILLEPYGGQILGLSVSQTTTLNAIWAAGSLLAFVLAAHLMGRGSEPYRIAAVGALIGIFAFIAVILSAPLDAVWLYRTGAGLIGFGGGLFMVATLTAAMALAEGGFSGLALGAWGAVQATAMGLAFVAGGILRDLVMAMANRGVFGEDLAWPALGYDVVYALEILFLIGTLVVILPLALRPGEANTRAGSKIGLDHMP; this is translated from the coding sequence ATGAGTCGTAAAGACGATACCTGGGCGCAAGCCTGGCGCGAGCTGCTGCCTCGGATACTGCCTTTTTCCGATGTGTCGTCTGCTGATTTTCCGCTGCGCCGAATCCTGCGCTTGTCGCTGTTTCAGGTCTCGGTCGGCATGGCCATGGTGCTGCTGCAAGGAACCCTGAATCGGGTCATGGTCGTCGAGCTTGCCGTGCCCGCGTCGCTGGTCGGTCTCATGCTTGCGCTGCCGTTGATTTTCGCGCCGCTGCGTGCGCTGATCGGCCATCGATCCGATTACCACCACTCCGCATTCGGACTGCGCCGAATCCCCTACATCTGGCTCGGAAGCATGATGCAGTTCGGCGGATTCGCGATGTTGCCGTTCGCCCTGCTGCTGCTCGCCGATGTCAATAACCAGTTCAACGTTTTCGGTCAGTTGGCCGCTGCGCTGGCCTTCCTGTTGGTCGGTGCCGGACTCCACACGACGCAAACCGCGGGTTTGGCGCTTGCCACCGATCTCGCGCCGCCGGAGAAACGCCCTCGCGTGGTGGCCTTGCTGTACGTCACCCTCCTGGCCGCTTGGGCGGGAAGCTCGCTCTTGTTCGGATATCTGCTCACGAACTTCAGCAACGAGCTGCTGATTCAGGTCACTCAGGGCGTGGCCTTGGCGACGATCGTTCTGAACGTCGTTGCCCTTTGGAAGCAGGAGGCGATGGACAGGCAGCGCGCGGCCAATCCTGTGCCGCGCCCGCCGTTCATGGAGACCTGGCGGAACTTCACCCGTGGCGGACGCGCGAGCCGACTGCTGGTGGTGGTGGGTCTCGGGACAGTCGGCTTCACGATGCAGGACATCCTGCTCGAGCCTTACGGCGGTCAGATCCTCGGGCTGAGCGTCTCCCAGACGACCACGCTCAATGCCATCTGGGCCGCCGGATCATTGCTCGCCTTCGTGCTTGCCGCGCACCTGATGGGACGGGGCAGCGAGCCCTATCGGATTGCGGCGGTCGGCGCCCTGATCGGGATCTTCGCCTTTATCGCGGTGATCCTGTCCGCCCCACTCGATGCAGTCTGGCTGTATCGAACCGGTGCCGGGTTGATCGGTTTCGGTGGCGGGCTCTTCATGGTGGCAACCTTGACCGCCGCAATGGCACTCGCCGAGGGCGGGTTCAGCGGTTTGGCGCTCGGCGCATGGGGCGCTGTTCAGGCGACCGCAATGGGTCTTGCATTCGTTGCCGGCGGCATCCTGCGTGACCTTGTCATGGCGATGGCGAACCGAGGTGTCTTCGGAGAAGACTTGGCCTGGCCAGCGTTGGGATACGATGTCGTCTATGCCCTCGAGATCCTTTTCCTCATCGGCACGCTTGTGGTGATTCTCCCGCTGGCTCTTCGCCCCGGAGAGGCCAACACCCGAGCCGGATCGAAGATCGGTCTTGACCACATGCCCTGA
- a CDS encoding sigma 54-interacting transcriptional regulator, protein MPEATGSPSHAVAFLQSFVAEIAKAMDRAECPSCAAHLEQIEQIGLTAGVCLEEKAREVLGSPRPMDRDHYADLIVEIKNQIGGRFSRASGEAGTVRVVNSRCPFGEQVKHAPSLCRMTSSVFGGIAARHFGYAKVELRQTIAGGDGSCDVCIYLDPQLAARNEGTEYRADGERLTSGNLTTLMTPKVHRRLRENWCPPPVGVGSPDAALQPIVAESAAMRDALRAVRIVAPTDVTVMITGETGCGKELVARALHGLSARRDKPMVTVNCGAIPENLVETALFGHEKGAFTGAYEVHHGYFERAEKGTLFLDEIDSLPLSAQAKLLRVIQEGEYERVGGKRSLRSDVRIIAASNREIVAMVDDGHFRRDLFYRLNVVPIAIPPLRERTEDIDALITHILRKLAQRYATAEKTLVEAARLKALAYAWPGNIREMENVLERAFIFAADARITDIDVPVTAPTESVPAWRTRKQQAAKQAEVDTLTRALRVSHGNVDQIATQMGITPRAVRMKLKAQGLRAADYR, encoded by the coding sequence ATGCCTGAAGCGACTGGATCACCGTCACACGCGGTCGCCTTTCTTCAATCCTTCGTGGCTGAGATCGCCAAGGCGATGGATCGGGCCGAGTGTCCCAGCTGTGCCGCTCACCTCGAGCAGATCGAGCAGATCGGCCTGACGGCCGGCGTTTGTCTGGAGGAGAAGGCCCGCGAGGTCCTCGGCTCACCCCGGCCGATGGACCGGGACCATTACGCCGACCTGATCGTCGAGATCAAGAACCAGATCGGCGGGCGCTTTTCCCGTGCCTCCGGCGAGGCCGGCACGGTCAGAGTCGTCAACAGCCGATGCCCCTTCGGCGAGCAGGTCAAGCATGCACCCTCGCTCTGCCGGATGACGTCGAGCGTCTTCGGTGGAATCGCCGCGCGCCACTTCGGCTATGCGAAGGTGGAGCTTCGACAGACGATCGCGGGCGGGGATGGCTCCTGCGACGTCTGCATCTATCTGGATCCGCAGCTTGCCGCGCGAAACGAGGGGACCGAATACCGGGCGGACGGCGAGCGCCTGACCTCGGGAAACCTCACCACACTCATGACACCCAAGGTTCACCGGCGACTGCGCGAGAACTGGTGCCCGCCGCCGGTCGGTGTCGGCAGCCCCGACGCAGCCCTGCAGCCGATCGTCGCGGAATCCGCGGCGATGCGCGATGCCCTTCGGGCGGTCCGGATCGTCGCCCCCACCGACGTCACCGTCATGATCACCGGAGAGACCGGCTGCGGCAAAGAGCTCGTCGCACGCGCACTGCACGGGCTCAGTGCGCGTCGCGATAAGCCGATGGTCACGGTCAACTGCGGGGCCATCCCGGAGAACCTAGTCGAAACAGCCCTCTTCGGGCACGAGAAAGGCGCCTTCACGGGCGCCTACGAGGTCCATCACGGCTACTTCGAGCGCGCCGAAAAAGGGACGCTCTTCCTCGACGAGATCGACTCGCTCCCGCTTTCGGCGCAGGCCAAACTGTTGCGTGTCATTCAGGAAGGCGAGTACGAACGCGTCGGCGGCAAGCGCTCCCTGCGCTCGGACGTCCGGATTATCGCCGCATCCAACCGCGAGATCGTCGCAATGGTCGACGACGGACATTTTCGCCGCGATCTCTTCTATCGACTCAACGTCGTACCGATCGCGATCCCCCCGTTGCGCGAGCGCACCGAGGACATCGACGCACTCATCACGCACATCCTCCGCAAGCTCGCCCAACGCTACGCTACTGCCGAAAAGACATTGGTTGAAGCCGCGCGCCTCAAAGCACTGGCCTATGCCTGGCCGGGAAACATTCGAGAGATGGAAAATGTCCTCGAACGCGCCTTCATCTTTGCCGCGGATGCCCGGATTACCGACATCGACGTTCCGGTGACCGCGCCGACCGAATCCGTCCCCGCATGGCGCACGCGCAAACAGCAGGCCGCCAAGCAGGCAGAGGTCGACACGCTGACCCGTGCACTGAGGGTCAGTCACGGCAATGTCGATCAAATCGCGACCCAGATGGGGATCACGCCGCGAGCGGTCCGCATGAAGCTCAAGGCGCAAGGACTCAGGGCTGCGGACTACAGGTAG
- a CDS encoding YdiU family protein: MTQQAIPFAFDNSYRRLPDHFHARIQPTPVKAPGLIKLNAALFEELGLDPAANDPEVAAPLFAGNLLPDGSDPIAMAYAGHQFGNFVPQLGDGRAILLGEVIDRTGKRRDIQLKGSGQTPFSRSGDGRAALGPVLREYILAEAMHVLGVPTTRALAAVTTGEPVYRETILPGAILTRVASSHIRVGTFQYFASRGDTEAVRKLADHVIGRHYPHAAGSDSPYLALIEGVLERQAALVAAWMHVGFIHGVMNTDNMAISGETIDYGPCAFMDTYDPATVFSSIDRGGRYAYGNQPGIAQWNLARFAETLLPLIDGASDAAIQQATDLIRGFFGRYEEHWTAGMRRKLGLATAEPDDVDLIHGLLDAMKASGADFTLAFRRLCDAAADPAADSGVRDLFVDRQAYDAWAAQWRARLGRDPQTPAERAGRMRRTNPAVIPRNHRVEQALNAAVEQNDFGPFEAILRVLERPYEDRPEIAGYTEPPQDEERVLKTFCGT; this comes from the coding sequence ATGACACAGCAGGCCATTCCCTTCGCGTTCGACAACAGCTATCGCCGTCTTCCCGATCATTTTCACGCCCGCATCCAACCCACGCCGGTTAAGGCGCCCGGCTTGATCAAGCTGAACGCGGCATTGTTCGAAGAGCTCGGGCTGGATCCGGCGGCGAACGATCCGGAGGTGGCTGCGCCGCTCTTCGCCGGCAATCTCCTGCCGGACGGCAGCGATCCGATCGCGATGGCTTATGCGGGCCATCAGTTCGGCAATTTCGTCCCGCAGCTCGGAGACGGCCGGGCGATCCTGCTCGGCGAGGTGATCGACCGCACCGGGAAACGTCGCGACATCCAACTGAAGGGCTCCGGACAAACCCCCTTCTCGCGCAGCGGCGACGGACGCGCGGCGCTCGGACCCGTCCTGCGCGAATACATCCTCGCCGAGGCCATGCACGTACTCGGGGTTCCAACCACCCGTGCGCTCGCCGCTGTGACGACCGGAGAGCCGGTCTATCGCGAGACCATCCTGCCCGGCGCCATCCTGACGCGCGTCGCGAGCAGCCACATCCGTGTCGGGACCTTCCAGTATTTCGCCTCGCGCGGCGACACCGAGGCCGTGCGAAAGCTCGCCGATCACGTCATCGGCCGTCATTACCCGCATGCCGCCGGGTCGGACTCGCCCTACCTTGCACTGATCGAAGGCGTCTTGGAGCGACAAGCCGCCTTGGTCGCTGCCTGGATGCATGTGGGCTTCATCCACGGCGTCATGAACACCGACAACATGGCGATCTCGGGTGAGACGATCGACTACGGGCCCTGCGCCTTCATGGACACCTATGACCCGGCCACCGTCTTCAGCTCGATCGACCGCGGCGGCCGATACGCCTACGGCAATCAACCCGGGATTGCCCAGTGGAACCTCGCCCGCTTCGCCGAGACCCTGCTGCCCCTGATCGACGGGGCATCGGACGCCGCGATCCAACAAGCGACCGACCTCATCCGCGGCTTCTTCGGTCGCTACGAGGAGCACTGGACCGCCGGTATGCGACGCAAGCTCGGCCTCGCCACCGCCGAGCCGGATGATGTCGACCTCATCCACGGGCTCTTGGACGCCATGAAGGCATCGGGCGCCGACTTCACACTGGCCTTTCGCCGCCTCTGCGACGCGGCCGCGGATCCCGCGGCGGACAGCGGCGTACGCGATCTATTCGTCGACCGGCAAGCCTATGACGCCTGGGCCGCGCAGTGGCGCGCACGTCTCGGACGGGACCCTCAAACCCCCGCCGAGCGCGCCGGGCGCATGCGCCGTACCAATCCGGCCGTGATCCCGCGCAACCATCGTGTCGAGCAGGCGCTGAATGCGGCCGTCGAACAGAATGACTTCGGACCATTCGAAGCCATCCTGCGGGTCCTCGAGCGCCCCTACGAGGATCGCCCCGAGATCGCCGGCTATACCGAGCCGCCGCAGGACGAGGAGCGTGTGCTGAAGACCTTCTGCGGGACCTGA
- a CDS encoding zinc ribbon domain-containing protein: protein MPIYDYQCTCGQTSFESSRAMSAEPPPCPACGAKTARVFLSAPAVHGRMARGRDQAVRSLQPADTSRGHQHGPGCGCGHS from the coding sequence ATGCCGATCTACGACTACCAGTGCACCTGCGGCCAAACCTCCTTCGAAAGCTCCCGAGCCATGAGCGCCGAACCGCCACCCTGCCCCGCCTGCGGGGCCAAAACGGCTCGAGTCTTTCTGTCCGCACCCGCGGTACACGGCCGAATGGCCCGGGGTCGCGATCAGGCCGTTCGCTCGCTGCAGCCTGCCGACACGTCGCGGGGGCACCAGCATGGTCCCGGATGCGGGTGCGGGCACTCATAA
- a CDS encoding carbohydrate porin: MDNRFVACAVLSFLALSADAYDVTDSVSIGAVLGAAGQCQEGLGGQSLDGNACRGGMPFQLELSFRPSERDELFALFGFAVDNGLNAVSPFVLAPWAVDLEDDLQDINGRGRDYLLQAWYKHTFTLGEDATLGTTFGIIDSTGYLDENAYANDEFTQFMNEAFVNSGGFNLPSYDAGAALELALGDWEIKAAALNIGENDDGNNYNFWGAQLGYRLDTALGEGTYRAVITGTSSAFFKPRADLGEAMDGAEDGAPIALEDTPQKTDLLGYGLSFDQAFGDHLGAFLRLGWTDHKDILDYRGLYTGGLQLAGGLWGREADTVGMAYGYLDGADTGISNTNVAELYYRFAANDFLALTADIQYMADAYEDGEDIEGWIFGLRLVAEL; encoded by the coding sequence ATGGACAATCGCTTCGTCGCTTGCGCTGTGCTTTCCTTTCTCGCCCTTTCCGCAGATGCCTACGACGTCACCGACAGTGTCTCGATCGGCGCGGTGTTGGGCGCGGCGGGTCAGTGCCAGGAGGGGCTCGGCGGGCAGTCGCTGGACGGAAATGCCTGCCGGGGCGGTATGCCCTTTCAGCTTGAGCTCAGTTTTCGCCCGAGCGAGCGCGACGAGCTCTTCGCCCTGTTCGGCTTTGCCGTGGACAACGGCCTGAACGCCGTCTCGCCCTTCGTGCTCGCCCCCTGGGCGGTCGATCTCGAGGACGATCTGCAGGACATCAACGGGCGCGGACGCGACTACCTGCTGCAGGCCTGGTACAAGCACACCTTCACGTTGGGCGAGGACGCCACCCTCGGCACCACCTTCGGCATCATCGACTCCACCGGCTATCTCGACGAGAACGCTTACGCCAACGACGAATTCACCCAGTTCATGAACGAGGCGTTCGTGAACTCCGGCGGCTTCAATCTACCCTCCTACGACGCCGGCGCGGCGCTCGAGCTGGCGCTGGGGGACTGGGAGATCAAGGCCGCGGCGCTGAACATCGGCGAGAACGACGACGGCAACAACTACAACTTCTGGGGCGCGCAGCTCGGCTATCGCCTCGACACCGCGCTCGGGGAGGGCACCTACCGCGCCGTGATCACCGGCACCTCCTCGGCCTTCTTCAAGCCCCGCGCCGACCTCGGCGAGGCGATGGACGGGGCCGAGGACGGGGCGCCGATCGCGCTCGAGGACACCCCGCAGAAGACCGATCTGCTGGGCTACGGTCTGTCCTTCGACCAAGCCTTCGGCGATCATCTCGGCGCCTTCCTGCGCCTGGGGTGGACCGACCACAAGGACATCCTCGACTACCGCGGCCTCTACACCGGCGGTCTGCAGCTCGCCGGCGGCCTGTGGGGCCGCGAGGCCGACACCGTCGGCATGGCCTACGGCTATCTCGACGGCGCCGACACCGGGATCTCCAACACCAACGTCGCCGAGCTTTATTACCGCTTCGCCGCCAACGACTTCCTCGCCCTCACCGCCGACATCCAGTACATGGCCGACGCCTACGAGGACGGCGAGGACATCGAGGGCTGGATCTTCGGGCTGCGCCTCGTCGCGGAGCTGTGA
- a CDS encoding TusE/DsrC/DsvC family sulfur relay protein, with translation MAIEVNGKTVETTPSGYLQDLADWSEDVAMKLAEIEGITLTDKHWDVINYLRDEYHNNAQNQPMERVVLKEMAKKWGSKPTSKDLYTLFPLAPTKQGTKIAGLPEVLRKGGY, from the coding sequence ATGGCCATCGAAGTCAATGGCAAGACCGTCGAGACAACCCCAAGCGGCTATCTTCAGGACCTCGCGGACTGGAGCGAAGATGTCGCGATGAAGCTCGCGGAGATCGAGGGCATCACCTTGACCGACAAACACTGGGACGTGATCAACTATCTGAGGGACGAGTACCACAACAACGCCCAAAACCAGCCGATGGAGCGCGTGGTATTGAAGGAAATGGCCAAGAAGTGGGGCTCCAAGCCCACGAGCAAGGATCTCTACACCCTCTTCCCGCTCGCGCCGACCAAACAAGGTACCAAGATCGCGGGCTTGCCCGAGGTGCTGCGCAAGGGCGGTTACTGA
- the hemP gene encoding hemin uptake protein HemP produces MPRESLSETPSHRTQSSAAMRADLPRIDSNALLRGNNLLLIDHAGDRYILRMTRNNKLILTK; encoded by the coding sequence ATGCCAAGAGAATCCCTGTCCGAGACCCCAAGTCATCGCACACAGTCTTCCGCAGCGATGCGCGCGGACCTGCCGCGGATCGACAGCAACGCACTGCTGCGCGGCAACAACCTATTGCTGATCGATCATGCGGGCGATCGTTACATCCTGAGAATGACGCGAAACAACAAACTGATTTTGACAAAATAG
- a CDS encoding DUF2325 domain-containing protein: protein MQRLIFEVSDQAARLAIYDFESQELLAEVEGASWHRMFEELRIGNGPRKRTCCAHHAEVATDENIPQARRAQSKIAQALFPETHGLASPPIALSRSPSPSISAAASAATLAELSSPPGRLPTLKSTGRRRLWDIPHKYHCPIIGTCLTVDELRRIADKTAQRPETPLSEFDIHVSFVAAAAEKNPLSLATHKTLEKTFSMSVRRYAKARDADALLRLWRESLDTGEVPGGLWALMTHPRADHRVMTRAYEEIHMLSHQIGAGQRADLKRLTETRTQLEQLQRDFDHLHRRARQQADLREARIRWLENALASRESEYAESRAQTQALREELELLKGPRLKDRMSALADRVADLDAELNRIREENAHLRSAGTHAREEADASERARRAAQAECGATERLLAHLLADRCDGCTSEACVQPKDLAGRLVLCVGGRKQLVDQYRAMVAGCNGRFDHHDGGMEDSHHRLEAMLASADIVVCATDYVSHGAYYRTKRFCKRTEKPHALLGSSGLSSFALAIENLAA from the coding sequence ATGCAACGGCTTATTTTCGAGGTCTCCGACCAGGCTGCGCGGCTCGCGATCTATGACTTCGAGAGTCAGGAGCTGCTCGCCGAGGTCGAAGGTGCGTCATGGCATCGCATGTTCGAGGAGCTGCGGATCGGCAACGGGCCACGCAAGCGCACCTGTTGCGCGCATCATGCCGAGGTTGCGACGGATGAAAATATCCCACAAGCCCGACGCGCGCAGAGCAAGATCGCTCAGGCGCTCTTCCCCGAAACACATGGGCTCGCGTCGCCGCCGATTGCACTCTCGCGCTCACCGAGTCCATCGATCTCTGCCGCCGCTTCCGCGGCGACATTGGCCGAGCTGTCCAGCCCGCCGGGCCGTCTGCCGACCCTGAAATCGACCGGGCGACGCAGGCTCTGGGACATCCCGCACAAATACCATTGCCCGATCATCGGGACCTGCCTCACGGTGGACGAGCTGCGCCGAATCGCCGACAAGACGGCCCAGCGGCCCGAGACGCCCTTGTCGGAGTTCGACATCCACGTGAGCTTTGTCGCGGCGGCGGCCGAGAAGAATCCGTTGTCGCTGGCAACACACAAGACACTTGAGAAGACATTCAGCATGAGCGTGCGACGCTATGCGAAGGCACGCGACGCCGACGCGCTCCTTCGGCTCTGGCGCGAATCGCTCGACACCGGCGAGGTTCCCGGCGGGCTCTGGGCACTCATGACACACCCGCGTGCCGACCATCGGGTGATGACACGCGCATACGAAGAGATCCATATGCTCTCGCATCAGATCGGCGCCGGGCAGCGCGCCGATCTCAAGCGGCTCACCGAGACGCGCACGCAGCTCGAGCAGCTGCAACGCGATTTCGATCACCTCCACAGGCGCGCCCGTCAGCAGGCGGACCTGCGCGAGGCGAGGATCCGCTGGCTCGAGAACGCCCTGGCAAGCCGCGAGAGCGAATATGCCGAATCGCGTGCGCAGACGCAGGCCCTGCGCGAAGAGCTCGAGCTGTTGAAGGGTCCACGCCTAAAGGACAGGATGAGCGCACTGGCCGATCGGGTCGCCGACCTGGACGCCGAGCTGAATCGGATCCGCGAGGAGAACGCGCACCTTCGATCCGCCGGCACACATGCAAGAGAAGAGGCCGACGCGTCGGAACGCGCCCGGCGCGCGGCACAGGCCGAATGCGGGGCGACCGAGCGGCTGCTCGCGCACCTCCTCGCGGATCGGTGCGACGGCTGTACGTCGGAGGCTTGCGTGCAGCCCAAGGATCTTGCGGGACGTTTGGTGCTCTGTGTGGGCGGACGCAAGCAGCTCGTCGATCAGTATCGCGCGATGGTGGCCGGTTGCAACGGTCGTTTCGACCACCACGACGGCGGCATGGAAGACAGCCACCACCGACTCGAGGCAATGCTGGCATCGGCCGATATCGTCGTCTGCGCAACCGACTACGTCAGCCACGGCGCCTACTATCGGACCAAACGTTTCTGCAAACGCACCGAGAAACCGCATGCGCTGCTCGGCAGCTCCGGGCTCTCTTCATTCGCCTTGGCGATCGAGAACCTGGCGGCTTGA
- a CDS encoding carbohydrate porin: protein MGEDATLGTTFGIIDSTGYLDENAYANDEFTQFMNEAFVNSGGFNLPSYDAGAALELALGDWEIKAAALNIGENDDGNNYNFWGAQLGYRLDTALGEGTYRAVITGTSSAFFKPRADLGEAMDGAEDGAPIALEDTPQKTDLLGYGLSFDQAFGDHLGAFLRLGWTDHKDILDYRGLYTGGLQLAGGLWGREADTVGMAYGYLDGADTGISNTNVAELYYRFAANDFLALTADIQYMADAYEDGEDIEGWIFGLRLVAEL from the coding sequence TTGGGCGAGGACGCCACCCTCGGCACCACCTTCGGCATCATCGACTCCACCGGCTATCTCGACGAGAACGCTTACGCCAACGACGAATTCACCCAGTTCATGAACGAGGCGTTCGTGAACTCCGGCGGCTTCAATCTACCCTCCTACGACGCCGGCGCGGCGCTCGAGCTGGCGCTGGGGGACTGGGAGATCAAGGCCGCGGCGCTGAACATCGGCGAGAACGACGACGGCAACAACTACAACTTCTGGGGCGCGCAGCTCGGCTATCGCCTCGACACCGCGCTCGGGGAGGGCACCTACCGCGCCGTGATCACCGGCACCTCCTCGGCCTTCTTCAAGCCCCGCGCCGACCTCGGCGAGGCGATGGACGGGGCCGAGGACGGGGCGCCGATCGCGCTCGAGGACACCCCGCAGAAGACCGATCTGCTGGGCTACGGTCTGTCCTTCGACCAAGCCTTCGGCGATCATCTCGGCGCCTTCCTGCGCCTGGGGTGGACCGACCACAAGGACATCCTCGACTACCGCGGCCTCTACACCGGCGGTCTGCAGCTCGCCGGCGGCCTGTGGGGCCGCGAGGCCGACACCGTCGGCATGGCCTACGGCTATCTCGACGGCGCCGACACCGGGATCTCCAACACCAACGTCGCCGAGCTTTATTACCGCTTCGCCGCCAACGACTTCCTCGCCCTCACCGCCGACATCCAGTACATGGCCGACGCCTACGAGGACGGCGAGGACATCGAGGGCTGGATCTTCGGGCTGCGCCTCGTCGCGGAGCTGTGA
- the cas6 gene encoding type I-MYXAN CRISPR-associated protein Cas6/Cmx6, with protein sequence MFWNDDDSPDRIRVPDDIVDLLFGIDCKCIPVDHAYLLAEALKQALPWIAEEAGVAVHSVHVAGSQNGWERPEHGTDSYLAVSKRTKLTLRVPRHRVTEVLRELPGAKLDVGETLVVGAGKTKPLTAETTLFSRYVALDLAAAAAEDEGVFLETAARALAAMEIRVRKAVCGKTNRLATPDGSIATRSLMLAGLTPDESIRLQQQGLGHHPLLGCGIFIPHKGIDSVKPGQG encoded by the coding sequence ATGTTTTGGAATGACGACGACAGCCCCGACCGGATTCGCGTGCCGGATGACATCGTCGATCTCCTCTTCGGGATCGACTGCAAATGCATCCCGGTCGACCACGCCTACCTGCTCGCCGAGGCGCTGAAACAGGCGCTGCCCTGGATCGCCGAGGAGGCGGGCGTCGCCGTGCACTCGGTGCATGTCGCCGGATCACAGAACGGCTGGGAGCGACCCGAGCACGGCACGGACTCCTATCTCGCCGTCTCCAAGCGAACCAAGCTGACCCTGCGGGTTCCCCGACACCGCGTCACCGAGGTCTTGCGCGAGCTTCCGGGGGCCAAGCTCGATGTCGGCGAAACACTCGTCGTGGGCGCGGGCAAGACCAAGCCGCTCACCGCCGAGACCACCTTATTTTCTCGGTATGTCGCACTCGATCTCGCCGCCGCGGCAGCCGAAGACGAGGGTGTCTTTCTCGAAACCGCCGCGCGCGCCCTTGCCGCGATGGAGATCCGCGTGCGCAAGGCCGTGTGCGGCAAGACCAACCGTCTCGCCACGCCCGATGGCTCCATTGCGACACGCAGCCTGATGCTGGCGGGACTCACGCCGGATGAATCCATCCGGCTGCAGCAACAGGGACTTGGACACCATCCCCTTCTGGGTTGCGGGATCTTCATTCCGCACAAGGGGATCGACTCGGTCAAACCCGGCCAAGGCTGA